The following are encoded together in the Equus quagga isolate Etosha38 chromosome 1, UCLA_HA_Equagga_1.0, whole genome shotgun sequence genome:
- the PYROXD1 gene encoding pyridine nucleotide-disulfide oxidoreductase domain-containing protein 1 isoform X1, translated as MEAVRLPSTAGKFVVVGGGIAGVTCAEQLAIHFPSEDILLVTASPVIKAVTNFKQVSKVLEEFDVEEQPNTMLENRFPNIKVIESGVKQLKSEEHCILTEDGNQHVYKKLCLCAGAKPKLICEGNPYVLGIRDTDSAQEFQKQLTKAKRIMIIGNGGIALELVYEIEGCEVIWVIKDKAIGNTFFDAGAAEFLTSKLIAEKPEGKIAHRRTRYTTEGRKKEARTKGDAANVGSALGPDWHEGLNLKGTKEFSHKIHIETMCEVKKIYLQEEFRISRKKSLTFPRDPNNQSVSTDKEIWPVYVELTNEKIYGCDFIVSATGVTPNIEPFLCGNNFDLGEDGGLKVNNHMHTSLPDIYAAGDICTASWEPSPVWQQMRLWTQARQMGWYAAKCMAAATLGDSIDMDFSFELFAHVTKFFNYKVVLLGKYNAQGLGSDHELMLRCTKGQEYVKVVMQNGRMMGAVLIGETDLEETFENLILNQMNLSAYGEDLLDPDIDIEDYFD; from the exons ATGGAGGCAGTGCGCCTTCCCTCGACAGCGGGGAAGTTTGTGGTGGTCGGCGGTGGCATCGCGGGTGTCACCTGTGCAGAGCAG tTGGCGATTCACTTTCCATCAGAAGATATTCTCCTGGTAACAGCTTCTCCTGTTATTAAAGCGGTTACAAATTTCAAGCAG GTTTCCAAAGTATTGGAAGAATTTGATGTTGAAGAACAGCCAAATACCATGTTAGAAAATCGCTTTCCCAACATTAAGGTTATAGAATCTGGAGTAAAGCAACTGAAAAGTGAAGAACAC TGCATTTTAACAGAAGATGGCAATCAGCATGTATATAAGAAACTCTGTCTGTGTGCTGGAGCTAAACCAAAGTTGATATGTGAAGGAAATCCTTATGTATTAGGAATCCGTGACACAGACAGTGCTCAG gaATTTCAGAAACAGCTTACTAAGGCTAAAAGAATAATGATCATAGGCAATGGTGGGATCGCACTTGAATTAGt GTATGAAATTGAAGGCTGTGAAGTCATTTGGGTCATTAAAGACAAAGCTATTGGGAATACGTTCTTCGATGCAGGAGCAGCTGAATTCTTGACTTCAAAGCTCATCGCTGAAAAACCAGAGGGTAAAATtgcacatagaagaaccagataTACAACTGAAG gaaggaaaaaggaagcacGAACCAAAGGTGATGCTGCTAATGTAGGCAGTGCCCTGGGACCTGACTGGCATGAAGGCTTGAATCTTAAAGGAACAAAAGAG ttttctcataAGATTCACATTGAAACTATGTGTGAAGTAAAGAAAATCTACCTTCAGGAAGAATTTAGAATTTCCAGGAAAAAGTCCTTGACTTTTCCAAGAGACCCTAATAATCAGTCAGTTTCAACTGATAAAG agatatggCCTGTATATGTGGAATTGACCAATGAAAAGATATATGGCTGCGATTTCATTGTCAGTGCTACAGGAGTTACACCAAATATAGAACCTTTCCTCTGTGGCAACAAT TTTGATCTAGGAGAAGATGGTGGCCTGAAAGTGAATAATCATATGCACACGTCCCTTCCTGACATCTATGCTGCAGGTGACATCTGCACTGCCTCCTGGGAACCCAGCCCAGTGTGGCAGCAG atgaggCTGTGGACGCAGGCTAGACAGATGGGATGGTATGCAGCCAAGTGCATGGCTGCAGCTACTTTAGGAGACTCCATTGACATGGATTTCAGCTTCGAACTGTTTGCTCATGtaacaaaattttttaactataag GTTGTATTGCTGGGAAAATACAATGCACAGGGCTTAGGTTCAGATCATGAATTAATGCTGAGATGTACCAAAGGACAAGAATACGTCAAAGTCGTCATGCAAAATGGGCGAATGATGGGAGCTGTCTTAATTGGTGAAACTGATttagaagaaacatttgaaaacttGATTTTAAACCAGATGAATCTTTCAGCATATGGAGAAGACCTACTGGATCCAGATATTGACATAGAAGATTATTTTGACTAA
- the PYROXD1 gene encoding pyridine nucleotide-disulfide oxidoreductase domain-containing protein 1 isoform X2 codes for MLENRFPNIKVIESGVKQLKSEEHCILTEDGNQHVYKKLCLCAGAKPKLICEGNPYVLGIRDTDSAQEFQKQLTKAKRIMIIGNGGIALELVYEIEGCEVIWVIKDKAIGNTFFDAGAAEFLTSKLIAEKPEGKIAHRRTRYTTEGRKKEARTKGDAANVGSALGPDWHEGLNLKGTKEFSHKIHIETMCEVKKIYLQEEFRISRKKSLTFPRDPNNQSVSTDKEIWPVYVELTNEKIYGCDFIVSATGVTPNIEPFLCGNNFDLGEDGGLKVNNHMHTSLPDIYAAGDICTASWEPSPVWQQMRLWTQARQMGWYAAKCMAAATLGDSIDMDFSFELFAHVTKFFNYKVVLLGKYNAQGLGSDHELMLRCTKGQEYVKVVMQNGRMMGAVLIGETDLEETFENLILNQMNLSAYGEDLLDPDIDIEDYFD; via the exons ATGTTAGAAAATCGCTTTCCCAACATTAAGGTTATAGAATCTGGAGTAAAGCAACTGAAAAGTGAAGAACAC TGCATTTTAACAGAAGATGGCAATCAGCATGTATATAAGAAACTCTGTCTGTGTGCTGGAGCTAAACCAAAGTTGATATGTGAAGGAAATCCTTATGTATTAGGAATCCGTGACACAGACAGTGCTCAG gaATTTCAGAAACAGCTTACTAAGGCTAAAAGAATAATGATCATAGGCAATGGTGGGATCGCACTTGAATTAGt GTATGAAATTGAAGGCTGTGAAGTCATTTGGGTCATTAAAGACAAAGCTATTGGGAATACGTTCTTCGATGCAGGAGCAGCTGAATTCTTGACTTCAAAGCTCATCGCTGAAAAACCAGAGGGTAAAATtgcacatagaagaaccagataTACAACTGAAG gaaggaaaaaggaagcacGAACCAAAGGTGATGCTGCTAATGTAGGCAGTGCCCTGGGACCTGACTGGCATGAAGGCTTGAATCTTAAAGGAACAAAAGAG ttttctcataAGATTCACATTGAAACTATGTGTGAAGTAAAGAAAATCTACCTTCAGGAAGAATTTAGAATTTCCAGGAAAAAGTCCTTGACTTTTCCAAGAGACCCTAATAATCAGTCAGTTTCAACTGATAAAG agatatggCCTGTATATGTGGAATTGACCAATGAAAAGATATATGGCTGCGATTTCATTGTCAGTGCTACAGGAGTTACACCAAATATAGAACCTTTCCTCTGTGGCAACAAT TTTGATCTAGGAGAAGATGGTGGCCTGAAAGTGAATAATCATATGCACACGTCCCTTCCTGACATCTATGCTGCAGGTGACATCTGCACTGCCTCCTGGGAACCCAGCCCAGTGTGGCAGCAG atgaggCTGTGGACGCAGGCTAGACAGATGGGATGGTATGCAGCCAAGTGCATGGCTGCAGCTACTTTAGGAGACTCCATTGACATGGATTTCAGCTTCGAACTGTTTGCTCATGtaacaaaattttttaactataag GTTGTATTGCTGGGAAAATACAATGCACAGGGCTTAGGTTCAGATCATGAATTAATGCTGAGATGTACCAAAGGACAAGAATACGTCAAAGTCGTCATGCAAAATGGGCGAATGATGGGAGCTGTCTTAATTGGTGAAACTGATttagaagaaacatttgaaaacttGATTTTAAACCAGATGAATCTTTCAGCATATGGAGAAGACCTACTGGATCCAGATATTGACATAGAAGATTATTTTGACTAA